CGGCCACCTGCCTGCCCGCGTCGGTCAGCCGGGCCTGCACGAAGCCGGCGTCGCTGGTCAGCGGGAACAGGGTGACCGCGCCCGAGTCGAAGGCGACCAGCCCGATGCGCTCGCTGTCGAGGCGTTGGCTGAGGCGCTGGTAGGTGTCGACGACCGGCACATCGATGCCCTCCATGGACGGTGACACGTCCAGACAGAGCATCACATCGCGGTTGCGCATGAGTTCGTCGTCATTGGACACCCGGATCACCCGGGCGGCGAGCAACCCGGTGCCCAGTGCGGCCAGCGCCAGCCCGACCAGTCCGATGCGGGCCCAGCGCGCCCGGGCCGCCGCCAGTTGCCGGAAGCGCGGCAGGGCGCGCAGCCGTTCGGCGTGCGCAAGCCACAGGGCGCTCTCGTCCTGGCCGCGACGCCGTGAGCGCCCCAGCAGCCGCAGGAGGCCCACGCCGACCAGCGCCACCAGCACCGCGGCGCCGAGCCACCACCACATCACGCCCATTGCACGACCACCTCGCGCGCCTGGTGGATGGCCTCATCGGCGCCGGGGACCGTGGCCCGTTCGGGGGAGCTTGCCTGCTCACGCGGAGTCCCACCGGTGGACGCGTCCTCCGACGGCATCGCCGGGCCGGGGGCCGAAAAGCTCGCGGCATAGCCGGACGCCACGAACTGCGCCGCCGGCTCCAGCGCCGGGTTGTCCAGGGCGGCCCGTTCCAGCTCGGCCAGGGTCTGGAAGTCAGCGTCGCCACCGCTGGCGATGCCGACGAAGCGGCGCACGATCGCCGACAGCTGCTGGTGCACGGCCCTGTCGTCCAGGGCACCGGCGCAGTAGTCGGTCTCCACGTGGTCGATCTGTTGCAGCGTCCGTGCGCGCAGCCTGTCCAGGCTGTCCGGGGTGCGTGACGCGTCCTCCCGGGCCCACCGGCGGGCCAGTCGGCGCAGTGCCCAGCCGCCGACGACGGCCACCACTGCCAGGGTGAGCGCCACCAGGTACAGCCATCCGCTGTGGCGCACCGGCGGATTGATGTCGAGCGGAAGCATCCGGACCAGGGCCGCCCGGGGGCCCACCACCGCCGGGTCGGCCAGCACCAGCAGCTCAGCGAGTGGATACATGGCGCATCCTCTCCAACACCGACAGCACCTGGGTGATCACCACGTCATCCGGGGAGATCTCGGCATGCGGCACGCCGATCTGCTCCAGCGCGCGGGCCCGTTCGGCGTGGCGACGTTCGGTCTGCCGGGCGAACTCGCGGGCCAGTACGGCGTCGTGCCCCACGAAGGAGGGCAACCCGAGGCCACTGTCGACGTCACGCAGTTCCCGACCGGCACGCGCCGCGGCTTCGGGATCGAGTTCACCGATCGCGATGTGCACCAGCTGGTGCTGCGCGGCGAGGCGTCGCATGGACGCCAGGGCGGCATGGCCCGGCATGACGTCGGCGGTGACCAGGAACATGACGGTGCGACGCCGGGTGGCGGCGATCATCGTGCGCACCAGTTCGTCGAAGCGGGCCGGCGGCGACTCCGGCGTGCTCGATTCCTGCACGGCCACGAGCATGCGTTCCAGCTCGGTCTCGCGCAGCGTGGGGCGGGGGAGGAAGGGGCCATCGGCGCCCATCGACGCGATGCTGGCGTAGTCGCCGTGGCCCACCGCGAGCCATCCAAGCAGCCCGGCCACGGTGATGGCCACGTCAGCGACCGACTCGCTGACCATGGGCACAGGAGCGACCGACTCGCTGACCATGGGCACAGGAGCGAC
The window above is part of the Propionibacterium freudenreichii subsp. freudenreichii genome. Proteins encoded here:
- a CDS encoding DUF58 domain-containing protein translates to MALLTRIKTSLTIPAQRRVAGLLDGAYASIHAGRSLDFADLRAYVPGDDVKDIDWNATARGDEVLVKRYVGDRKHTIMVVVDIGREMAGTAAIAPTRLPGEGAHAWTGASARAVAAPGNDSREKATTRSGTSESVAPVPMVSESVAPVPMVSESVADVAITVAGLLGWLAVGHGDYASIASMGADGPFLPRPTLRETELERMLVAVQESSTPESPPARFDELVRTMIAATRRRTVMFLVTADVMPGHAALASMRRLAAQHQLVHIAIGELDPEAAARAGRELRDVDSGLGLPSFVGHDAVLAREFARQTERRHAERARALEQIGVPHAEISPDDVVITQVLSVLERMRHVSTR